One genomic segment of Helianthus annuus cultivar XRQ/B chromosome 14, HanXRQr2.0-SUNRISE, whole genome shotgun sequence includes these proteins:
- the LOC118486790 gene encoding uncharacterized protein LOC118486790, giving the protein MLVNLKCAFVIKVTDFSIVNAVENYGISVVTTDDDILDKLNKKWKIDQLDVSDSFGMSQSEFQSAGGECSKDGDSYIGDNTTPVSKDYVGDLKQSSSDLKRNLDDVYLIEEGLGSSASKPHMCLEKNHLDEDVGKN; this is encoded by the exons ATGTTGGTTAACCTAAAGTGTGCTTTCGTGATCAAAGTAACAGACTTTAGTATCGTCAATGCTGTGGAGAATTATGGAATATCAGTTGTTACCACTGATGATGACATCTTGGATAAGCTCAAcaaaaaatggaaaattgaccaa CTTGATGTCTCTGATTCCTTTGGTATGAGTCAGTCTGAGTTCCAATCTGCTGGTGGTGAATGCTCTAAG GATGGTGATTCTTACATTGGGGATAACACCACACCTGTTTCAAAGGATTACGTGGGTGACTTGAAGCAATCATCTTCTGATTTGAAGCGTAACCTTGATGATGTTTATTTGATTGAAGAGGGATTGGGGTCGTCAGCAAGTAAGCCTCACATGTGTCTTGAGAAAAATCATCTTGACGAAGATGTAGGCAAGAATTGA